The proteins below are encoded in one region of Tamandua tetradactyla isolate mTamTet1 chromosome 9, mTamTet1.pri, whole genome shotgun sequence:
- the FRMD8 gene encoding FERM domain-containing protein 8, which yields MDGPEGSAGLPGPAERSHRSSVSSVGARAADVLVYLADDTVVPLAVENLPSLSAHELHRAVREVLQLPDVALEAFALWLVSPLLELQLKPKHQPYKLGRQWPELLLRFTDAPDDDVAMDEPSLQFRRNVFFPKRRELQIQDEQILRLLYEEARGNVLAVRYPCDAEDCQALGALVCRVKLGPYQSGQPAACILREKLDSFLPAHLCKRGHGLFAALWGRGTKAGPGEQGLLDAYRQVKEAGGGDSEHEASLSAHYRTYLLKCHELPFYGCAFFHGEIDKPAQGFLNRGGRRPVVVAICLEGVHVIDSREKHVLLGLGFQELSWDHTSPEEEEPILWLEFDGESEGTPVNKLLKVYSKQAELMSSLIEYCIELSQAAEPAVPQEPAPGNPAPPTVRPRLRRQGSVVCSRIQRLSTIDYVDDGKEIKRVKPKRSTSFFSRQLSVSQGSYSVVQPTDSLEQG from the exons ATGGACGGGCCAGAAGGCAGCGCCGGGCTGCCCGGCCCCGCTGAGCGGTCCCATCGAAGCAGCGTGTCCTCCGTGGGAGCCCGAG CAGCCGATGTGCTGGTGTATCTGGCGGACGACACCGTGGTGCCCCTGGCTGTGGAGAACCTCCCCTCGCTCAGTGCCCATGAGCTGCACCGCGCGGTCCGTGAGGTCCTGCAGCTTCCGGACGTCGCCCTGGAAGCCTTCGCTCTCTGGCTCGTCTCCCCTCTGCTGG AGTTGCAGCTGAAGCCTAAGCACCAGCCCTATAAGCTGGGCCGCCAGTGGCCAGAACTGTTGCTGCGCTTCACTGATGCCCCAGACGATGACGTGGCCATGG ATGAGCCCTCCCTGCAGTTCCGCCGGAACGTGTTCTTCCCCAAGCGGCGGGAGCTACAG ATCCAGGACGAGCAGATCCTGCGGCTGTTATACGAGGAGGCCAGGGGCAACGTGCTGGCCGTGCGATACCCATGTGACGCAGAGGACTGCCAAGCCCTGGGTGCCCTGGTATGTCGCGTGAAGCTTGGGCCCTACCAGTCCGGCCAGCCTGCTGCCTGCATCTTGAG GGAGAAGCTGGACTCCTTCCTCCCCGCCCACCTCTGTAAGCGTGGCCATGGCCTCTTTGCTGCCCTCTGGGGCCGAGGGACCAAGGCCGGCCCAGGAGAGCAGGGCCTGCTGGATGCCTACCGCCAGGTGAAGGAAGCAGGTGGGGGCGACAGTGAGCACGAGGCCTCCCTGAGCGCTCACTACCGCACCTACCTCCTCAAGTGCCACGAGCTGCCCTTCTACGG GTGTGCCTTCTTCCACGGTGAGATCGACAAGCCGGCCCAGGGCTTCTTGAACCGGGGCGGGCGCAGGCCAGTGGTCGTGGCCATCTGTCTGGAGGGCGTGCACGTCATCGACAGCAGGGAGAAG CACGTCCTGCTGGGTCTGGGCTTCCAGGAGCTGTCATGGGACCACACCTCCCCTGAGGAGGAGGAGCCCATCCTGTGGCTGGAGTTCGACGGGGAGAGCGAGGGGACGCCCGTCAACAAGCTGCTCAAGGTCTACTCCAAGCAG gccGAACTGATGAGCAGTCTCATAGAGTACTGCATTGAGCTGAGCCAGGCTGCAGAGCCCGCCGTCCCCCAGGAGCCGGCGCCTGGCAACCCTGCCCCTCCCACTGTGCGACCCCGGCTGCGGAGGCAGGGCAGCGTGGTCTGCAGCCGCATCCAGCGGCTCTCCACCATCGACTACGTGGACGACG GCAAGGAGATCAAGCGGGTGAAGCCAAAGCGTTCCACATCCTTCTTCAGCCGGCAGCTGTCTGTGAGCCAGGGGAGCTACAGCGTCGTGCAGCCCACAGACAgcttggagcagggctga